One stretch of Clostridia bacterium DNA includes these proteins:
- a CDS encoding TrkH family potassium uptake protein, with protein MILIISGGILLNLPISSKDGNSVGFLNALFTATSAVCVTGLVVVDTATHWTLFGQIIIIILIQIGGLGFMALTTLFALIVGKKITLRERLVMQEALNQFSIEGVVRLTKNLLIVTLLIEGMGALLLSTRFVYYYGPVKGIYYSVFHSISAFCNAGFDLVGGFRSLTPFFNDVVINIVIMSLIVVGGLGFTVLVNIATKRQFDKFSLHTKLVIYVTGFFIALGFIVFMLLEYSNPGTLRGMPFQEKVLASLFQSVTPRTAGFNTIPIDNLTNASKFFTIILMFIGGSPASTAGGIKTVTFAVVILSVWANIKGREDVEIFQKRVKRQIVSRALVVTVLALLLVIVVTMILSITEKAEFLNILFEVASAFGTVGLSAGITTELSTAGKIIIMITMFSGRVGPLTIVTALAKRQAKNKAPIKYPEDRVIVG; from the coding sequence ATGATACTTATTATTTCAGGAGGTATATTGCTTAACCTTCCAATATCATCCAAAGACGGAAATAGTGTTGGTTTTCTAAATGCATTATTTACTGCCACTTCAGCAGTATGTGTTACCGGTCTTGTGGTTGTGGATACTGCCACACATTGGACACTTTTTGGACAAATTATCATAATCATACTGATTCAAATAGGTGGGTTAGGTTTTATGGCCCTGACCACCCTTTTTGCATTGATAGTGGGTAAAAAGATCACCTTGAGGGAGAGGCTGGTAATGCAAGAGGCATTAAATCAATTTTCTATTGAAGGAGTGGTTAGGTTAACTAAAAATTTGTTAATTGTGACTCTTTTAATAGAGGGAATGGGTGCTTTATTGCTTTCTACAAGGTTTGTATACTATTATGGACCTGTGAAAGGGATATATTATAGTGTATTTCATTCAATTTCAGCATTTTGCAATGCAGGTTTTGATTTGGTAGGGGGATTTAGAAGTTTAACTCCATTTTTTAACGATGTAGTAATAAATATAGTTATAATGTCCCTAATAGTTGTAGGAGGATTAGGTTTTACTGTACTTGTAAATATTGCTACAAAGAGACAGTTTGATAAATTTTCATTGCATACAAAGCTTGTTATATATGTTACTGGATTTTTTATCGCTTTAGGATTTATAGTGTTCATGTTGCTTGAATACTCAAATCCTGGAACATTAAGAGGTATGCCTTTTCAAGAAAAGGTATTAGCTTCTCTTTTTCAATCTGTGACACCTAGAACAGCTGGATTTAATACAATACCTATAGATAACCTGACTAATGCTTCAAAGTTTTTTACTATCATACTCATGTTTATAGGTGGTTCACCTGCTTCTACTGCAGGAGGTATAAAAACTGTCACTTTTGCAGTTGTGATATTGTCAGTATGGGCAAATATTAAAGGAAGGGAAGACGTTGAAATCTTTCAAAAGAGAGTTAAGAGACAGATTGTATCCCGTGCATTAGTAGTTACAGTATTAGCATTATTATTGGTAATTGTAGTTACCATGATATTGTCCATTACAGAAAAGGCTGAATTCTTAAATATACTTTTTGAAGTTGCTTCTGCTTTTGGTACTGTAGGATTATCTGCCGGGATAACTACTGAATTATCAACTGCAGGCAAGATAATAATAATGATAACCATGTTTAGCGGAAGAGTTGGACCGCTTACGATAGTTACAGCACTTGCAAAGCGACAGGCAAAGAATAAAGCACCTATAAAATACCCGGAAGATAGGGTAATTGTAGGGTAA
- a CDS encoding TrkA family potassium uptake protein, with the protein MKQFVVIGLGRFGSSVARTLYALGHDVLAIDKDEELIQDISDSVTHAVQADATDENALKSLGIRNFDVAVITIGSDIQASIMITLLAKELGVKYVITKAQNELHAKVLYKIGVDRVVFPERDMGVRVAHNLVSSNILDYIELDPDFSIIEITAISRWIGKTLEELDMRARYGVNVLAIKQGNDINISPRGDDLIQENDILVVVGSNEDIKRLENK; encoded by the coding sequence ATGAAACAATTTGTAGTGATAGGATTGGGTAGATTTGGTTCCAGCGTAGCTAGAACTTTATATGCATTAGGACATGATGTGCTTGCAATAGATAAAGATGAAGAACTTATCCAGGACATATCAGATTCAGTGACCCATGCTGTACAGGCTGATGCTACTGATGAGAATGCTTTAAAATCTTTAGGGATAAGAAATTTTGATGTTGCTGTAATAACTATTGGATCTGATATTCAAGCTAGCATTATGATAACATTGCTTGCTAAAGAGTTAGGTGTAAAATATGTAATAACAAAGGCACAAAATGAATTGCATGCGAAGGTATTATATAAAATTGGGGTGGATAGGGTTGTATTTCCTGAGCGAGATATGGGCGTCAGGGTTGCACATAATTTAGTTTCTTCAAATATACTTGATTATATAGAACTGGATCCAGATTTCAGCATTATTGAGATTACTGCAATATCCAGATGGATAGGGAAAACACTGGAAGAACTTGACATGAGAGCCAGGTATGGTGTTAATGTGCTAGCGATTAAACAAGGAAACGATATAAACATCTCCCCAAGAGGGGATGATTTGATACAAGAAAATGATATTTTAGTGGTTGTAGGTTCAAATGAAGATATAAAAAGGTTAGAAAACAAATAA
- the rlmB gene encoding 23S rRNA (guanosine(2251)-2'-O)-methyltransferase RlmB: MDDCITSMKNPLIKRIRSLNIKKYRDQYNRFIIEGTKIVDEFIDSGASIDQVLYSDKVFSMSYGDQLIEKLEDNKIENIKVDDNILKQLCNTKTPQGILAVVKKIEYQLCDVIDKAELLIIIDGVQDPGNLGTIIRTADAVNVDGIIVSQDTVDVYNDKTIRSTMGSILRVPVVKCSNLGGCIQKLRGDNFFICAADVNATSYYFDIIYPDKTALLIGNESRGIDDGVLAVSDKSVKIPMPGGSESLNVSIATAVILYEVLRQRISVSLE; the protein is encoded by the coding sequence TTGGATGATTGTATAACTAGCATGAAAAATCCTTTAATAAAGAGAATACGATCTCTGAATATAAAAAAATATAGAGATCAATATAACCGATTTATAATTGAAGGTACAAAAATTGTAGATGAATTTATAGATAGCGGTGCATCTATAGATCAGGTGCTTTATTCGGACAAAGTCTTTTCGATGAGCTATGGAGATCAACTCATCGAAAAACTCGAAGATAATAAGATAGAGAATATTAAAGTGGATGATAATATATTAAAGCAGCTTTGCAATACTAAAACTCCTCAAGGCATATTGGCAGTGGTTAAAAAAATCGAATATCAATTATGTGATGTTATAGATAAAGCCGAATTACTGATAATAATTGATGGGGTGCAGGATCCAGGTAACCTAGGTACGATAATAAGAACGGCAGATGCAGTAAACGTGGATGGCATAATTGTTTCTCAAGATACAGTGGATGTTTATAATGACAAGACGATAAGATCAACTATGGGTTCGATATTGAGGGTTCCAGTAGTAAAATGTAGTAATCTCGGCGGATGTATTCAAAAACTGAGAGGTGATAATTTTTTTATTTGTGCAGCAGATGTAAATGCCACTAGTTATTATTTTGATATAATTTATCCCGATAAGACGGCATTGTTGATAGGAAATGAATCGAGAGGTATAGATGATGGGGTTTTGGCTGTTTCTGATAAAAGCGTAAAGATTCCAATGCCAGGTGGGAGCGAATCTTTGAATGTATCGATAGCGACTGCGGTAATATTGTACGAGGTATTAAGACAGAGAATATCTGTTTCTCTTGAATAA
- the pheS gene encoding phenylalanine--tRNA ligase subunit alpha — MLEKLKDIRMRAREEIRSCTDIEQLNDKRVKYLGKKGKLTQVLRGMGDLPADQRPVIGRMANEIRTAVEEELNSANERIQKNMQKIRLEKERIDVTMPGKSMPNGGLHPLSIVLEEIQNVFIGLGFKIAEGPEVEHDFYNFEALNIPKDHPARDTQDTFYITDNFLLRTQTSPVQIRVMKEQKPPIKIISPGRVYRSDSVDATHSPMFHQIEGLVVDKGVTMGDLKGVLGLFAKELYGSDIKMRFRPHHFPFTEPSAEMDISCVVCKGKGCKACGNSGWLEILGAGMVHPRVLEICDINPDHYSGFAFGMGLDRITTQKYGIDDLRLLFENDVRFLEQF, encoded by the coding sequence ATGCTTGAGAAGTTAAAAGATATCAGAATGCGTGCGAGAGAAGAGATACGATCTTGTACGGATATAGAACAATTGAATGATAAAAGAGTCAAATATCTTGGTAAAAAAGGTAAGCTAACGCAGGTATTGAGGGGTATGGGTGATTTGCCTGCAGATCAGCGCCCAGTCATTGGAAGAATGGCAAATGAAATAAGGACTGCAGTAGAAGAAGAGTTAAACAGTGCAAATGAACGCATACAAAAGAACATGCAAAAAATAAGACTGGAAAAAGAGCGAATTGACGTTACTATGCCTGGTAAGTCTATGCCAAACGGCGGTTTACATCCATTAAGTATTGTGCTGGAGGAAATACAGAATGTATTCATTGGATTAGGGTTTAAGATTGCAGAAGGACCGGAAGTTGAGCATGATTTCTATAATTTTGAGGCTTTGAATATACCCAAAGATCATCCTGCTAGGGATACTCAGGATACATTTTATATAACAGATAATTTTTTATTGAGAACTCAGACTTCACCTGTGCAAATACGGGTAATGAAAGAACAGAAGCCGCCAATAAAGATTATTTCTCCTGGGCGTGTATATCGTTCAGACAGTGTGGATGCAACTCATTCACCCATGTTCCATCAGATTGAAGGATTGGTAGTAGATAAAGGCGTTACAATGGGTGACCTCAAGGGTGTATTGGGTTTGTTTGCAAAAGAATTATATGGTTCAGATATAAAGATGAGATTTAGACCACATCACTTTCCATTTACAGAGCCCAGCGCTGAAATGGATATAAGCTGTGTTGTATGTAAAGGCAAAGGATGCAAGGCATGTGGAAATAGCGGCTGGCTAGAAATACTGGGAGCAGGAATGGTTCATCCTAGAGTATTAGAGATATGTGATATAAATCCTGACCATTATAGCGGATTTGCCTTTGGAATGGGACTTGATAGAATAACTACTCAAAAATATGGTATAGATGATTTAAGGTTATTATTTGAAAATGATGTTAGATTTTTGGAACAATTTTAA
- the pheT gene encoding phenylalanine--tRNA ligase subunit beta — protein MLVPISWLKEYVDIDGISPDVLAEKLTMTGSNVESVDEMGAEISNVVTGKILSIEKHPNADKLVVTKVDVGNNVLQIVTGADNIRQGDIVPIALHGSTLPGGVKIKKGKLRGEQSEGMMCSIQELGLDPEDYPEAVQHGIMIIEDKCDLGMDIREILGLNETIIDFEITSNRPDCLSMIGMAREVAATFDRSLKLPEININETQDNIQNYIEITVEDGELCPRYAARLIKNINIAPSPKWLKRRLLAAGVRPINNIVDITNYVMLEYGQPLHAFDFEKLSQRQIIVRRAKEGERFKTLDDKMRTLNSDMLVIADGETPLALAGIMGGEDSQVTDDTKVILLESANFAGPIIRRASKKLGLRTEASARFEKGLDEENVINALNRAAQLIDEMGAGEVVSGIIDCYKKPAIDRELKLNTSKINRLLGTDIGQKEMIDIFRRIGFEIVLSEDIKIKIPSYRKDIKNDADLAEEVARIYGYDKIKPTMLRSETTLGGKNMFQRIIDAVKGMMVNQGFYETATFSFYGPNVFDKIMLPDDSKLRKAVRIKNPMGEDQSIMRTTLIPSMMNVLSLNYSRRVERACLFELNSVYIAEQLPISELPDEKKMLCIGAYGEDIDFFNIKGICELLVDELGLKKIVKIDRGHHPSFHPGRCANILIKDEIAGVIGEVHPEVADNYEIDKRVYIAEIDFRLMQENADLNKKYKPLPKYPSVDRDIAVIVQEDVPVKQIQDIILKYGGGKIDQIDLFDVYKGKQIEENNKSVAFSIKYRDENKTLTDDEVSGIHNKIIERLKQEINARLR, from the coding sequence ATGCTTGTACCAATCAGTTGGCTTAAAGAATATGTAGATATAGATGGAATATCCCCGGATGTATTAGCTGAAAAACTGACCATGACCGGTTCAAATGTAGAGAGTGTAGACGAGATGGGAGCGGAAATAAGTAATGTTGTTACAGGTAAAATTCTCTCTATAGAAAAACATCCCAATGCAGATAAACTTGTTGTGACCAAGGTAGACGTTGGGAATAATGTATTGCAAATTGTAACAGGGGCGGATAATATAAGGCAAGGAGATATAGTCCCTATAGCTTTACACGGTTCCACTCTTCCGGGTGGAGTCAAAATCAAAAAAGGGAAGCTAAGGGGTGAGCAATCTGAGGGGATGATGTGCTCTATACAAGAATTGGGGCTGGATCCGGAGGATTATCCCGAAGCTGTGCAGCACGGGATAATGATAATAGAGGATAAATGTGATTTAGGAATGGATATAAGAGAGATACTGGGTTTAAATGAAACCATAATAGATTTTGAGATTACTTCAAACAGGCCGGATTGTTTGAGCATGATAGGGATGGCTAGAGAAGTGGCCGCCACCTTTGATAGGTCTTTAAAGTTGCCTGAAATAAATATAAATGAGACTCAAGATAATATTCAAAACTATATCGAAATAACTGTAGAGGACGGCGAGTTATGCCCTAGGTATGCCGCAAGGTTGATAAAGAATATAAATATAGCGCCTTCTCCCAAGTGGTTAAAGAGGAGACTATTGGCTGCAGGGGTAAGACCGATTAACAATATAGTTGACATAACCAATTATGTAATGCTTGAATATGGGCAACCTTTACACGCTTTTGATTTTGAAAAGCTTTCTCAAAGACAGATTATTGTGAGAAGGGCAAAAGAGGGCGAAAGATTTAAGACCCTGGATGATAAAATGAGGACATTGAATTCAGATATGCTGGTGATAGCTGACGGGGAAACACCTTTGGCATTAGCTGGAATTATGGGAGGCGAGGATTCCCAAGTTACAGATGATACAAAAGTTATATTATTGGAATCTGCTAATTTTGCAGGTCCGATAATAAGAAGAGCATCAAAGAAATTAGGATTGCGTACAGAGGCATCAGCCAGATTTGAAAAAGGTTTGGATGAAGAAAATGTAATCAATGCATTGAATCGAGCTGCACAGCTTATTGATGAGATGGGGGCAGGAGAGGTGGTATCGGGAATCATCGATTGCTATAAAAAGCCTGCTATTGACAGAGAGCTCAAATTAAACACATCCAAAATCAATAGATTGCTGGGTACTGATATAGGGCAAAAGGAAATGATAGATATTTTCAGGAGAATTGGTTTTGAAATAGTTTTATCTGAGGATATTAAAATAAAAATACCATCCTATAGGAAAGATATAAAAAATGATGCTGATTTGGCTGAGGAAGTTGCCAGAATATATGGATATGACAAGATAAAACCCACCATGTTAAGAAGCGAAACTACCTTGGGTGGTAAAAATATGTTTCAAAGGATAATAGATGCTGTAAAAGGAATGATGGTAAATCAAGGTTTCTATGAAACAGCAACATTCTCGTTTTATGGACCTAATGTTTTTGACAAGATTATGTTGCCTGATGATAGTAAATTGAGAAAAGCTGTTAGAATAAAGAACCCTATGGGTGAAGATCAGAGCATAATGAGAACTACATTGATACCCAGTATGATGAATGTTTTATCTTTGAATTACAGCAGGAGAGTTGAAAGGGCATGTTTATTTGAATTAAACAGTGTATATATAGCAGAACAGCTTCCTATATCAGAATTGCCTGATGAAAAAAAGATGTTATGTATTGGTGCATATGGTGAAGACATTGATTTTTTTAATATAAAAGGAATTTGTGAACTTTTAGTTGATGAATTAGGTCTTAAAAAAATCGTTAAAATTGATAGGGGACATCATCCTTCCTTCCATCCGGGCCGATGTGCAAATATCTTGATAAAAGACGAGATAGCAGGTGTTATCGGTGAGGTTCATCCTGAGGTGGCCGATAATTACGAAATAGATAAAAGAGTATATATAGCCGAGATAGACTTTAGGCTGATGCAAGAAAATGCCGATTTAAATAAAAAATATAAGCCATTACCTAAATATCCCTCTGTGGACAGAGATATAGCTGTTATCGTCCAAGAGGATGTGCCAGTAAAGCAGATTCAGGATATAATATTGAAATATGGTGGAGGAAAAATAGATCAAATAGATTTATTTGATGTATACAAAGGAAAGCAAATTGAAGAGAATAATAAGAGTGTTGCATTTTCGATAAAATATAGAGATGAAAACAAGACGTTGACAGATGATGAAGTAAGTGGCATTCACAATAAAATAATAGAAAGACTTAAACAGGAAATCAATGCTCGATTAAGATGA
- the spoVB gene encoding stage V sporulation protein B: MIEIKKKSLLYNAFILTCANILVRILGFIYKIILSRKIGPQAIGLFQLVFPIYMLIITLTTSGIPIAISRIVAEHNAKKDTFNMLYSMRIITIVVSIISFILSLAFALNASFISNSILRDPKSYPVIIAIFPCIFIVSVSSVHRGFFYGIHDVVPPASGEVIEQLTRIALVMSVLYFLPPLKIEYAASLAALGMVIGELFGLLVLRTKYKTYISDFCKKISVSIRDSKNLLKRLFSISIPITITRIVSSLIQALNIILIPQRLQLAGYTSNQAISQFGKLTGMAMPIVFLPFTVTSALAVIIIPNLSESLELKDWEAIKTKTSKATLLTSLVGFLVFSLIFSFSKDLGEVIFAQKNVGEMIFYMSFSIPFLCIYHNFSSILNGIGKQKIVTLNFIIGAAIQLFCTYFLVSNPYFKINGFILGFTLDSAVSMTLNGIWVYKITKTKIKTINWLIKPFLCTLPAIYSINNIYPILKNTKINILLAMAICCVIGTVFFSATAYILKIMPKIKDFKR; encoded by the coding sequence ATGATTGAAATCAAAAAAAAATCATTGCTATATAATGCATTTATATTGACGTGTGCAAACATACTGGTCAGAATTCTAGGATTCATCTATAAAATAATACTTTCAAGAAAGATAGGCCCCCAGGCTATAGGCTTATTTCAACTGGTTTTCCCTATATACATGTTAATCATAACGCTTACAACCAGTGGAATTCCCATAGCTATCTCAAGAATAGTAGCAGAACATAATGCAAAAAAGGATACATTTAATATGCTATATTCCATGAGAATAATTACAATCGTTGTATCCATCATATCTTTTATATTGAGTCTTGCATTTGCATTAAATGCAAGCTTTATATCCAATTCTATTTTAAGAGACCCTAAAAGCTATCCGGTCATAATTGCCATCTTTCCATGCATATTTATAGTAAGTGTTTCATCAGTACACAGGGGATTCTTTTATGGGATACACGACGTTGTACCTCCCGCTTCAGGGGAAGTGATAGAACAATTGACTAGAATAGCACTTGTTATGTCAGTTCTTTACTTTCTGCCCCCCTTAAAAATAGAATACGCTGCATCTCTAGCTGCCTTAGGAATGGTTATTGGTGAGCTGTTCGGACTTTTAGTTTTAAGAACAAAATATAAAACGTATATAAGCGATTTCTGTAAAAAAATATCTGTATCTATACGGGATTCAAAAAACTTGCTGAAACGGTTGTTCAGTATCTCTATCCCAATAACAATTACCAGAATAGTAAGCAGTCTAATACAAGCACTCAATATAATATTGATCCCTCAAAGACTTCAGCTGGCAGGATACACGTCTAATCAGGCCATATCTCAATTTGGAAAACTCACAGGCATGGCTATGCCCATAGTTTTTCTACCATTCACTGTAACATCTGCTCTTGCAGTCATAATCATACCAAATCTATCTGAATCCTTGGAATTAAAAGACTGGGAAGCTATAAAAACCAAAACTTCTAAAGCCACCCTGTTAACATCACTGGTAGGATTTTTAGTATTTTCATTGATATTTAGTTTTTCAAAAGATTTAGGAGAAGTGATCTTTGCTCAAAAAAACGTAGGGGAAATGATTTTCTATATGAGCTTTTCCATTCCCTTTTTATGCATATACCATAATTTTTCCAGCATATTAAACGGAATAGGTAAACAAAAGATTGTCACCCTAAACTTTATTATCGGAGCAGCCATTCAATTATTTTGTACATATTTTTTAGTATCCAACCCCTATTTCAAAATAAATGGTTTTATCCTTGGATTCACACTAGATTCAGCTGTATCTATGACGTTAAATGGAATATGGGTATATAAAATAACAAAAACAAAAATCAAAACCATTAATTGGTTAATTAAGCCTTTTCTATGTACTCTGCCTGCTATATACTCGATAAACAACATATATCCTATACTTAAAAATACAAAAATAAACATATTGCTAGCAATGGCAATATGTTGTGTGATCGGAACTGTTTTCTTTTCAGCAACTGCATATATACTAAAAATAATGCCAAAAATAAAGGACTTTAAAAGATAA
- a CDS encoding cell division protein ZapA — protein sequence MEKQTRTTVKIMGREYAIKAAESEEYIHKVAINVNNTMQKIADKNQKLSTSMINVLTAINIADQLLKTQQELEQLQNKYESACKEIDDLKGRLKEINNKIIKSSVDAKKYKKDFYGKLLDINK from the coding sequence ATGGAAAAACAAACCAGAACTACAGTTAAAATAATGGGAAGGGAATATGCTATAAAAGCTGCTGAAAGTGAAGAATATATTCATAAGGTAGCTATTAATGTCAATAACACTATGCAAAAGATAGCTGACAAAAACCAAAAGTTAAGCACCTCAATGATAAATGTGCTTACTGCTATCAATATTGCAGACCAGTTATTGAAGACACAACAAGAGCTTGAACAATTACAAAATAAGTATGAGTCTGCTTGTAAAGAAATTGATGATTTAAAAGGTAGACTAAAAGAGATAAACAATAAGATTATAAAGAGTTCAGTAGATGCCAAAAAATATAAGAAGGATTTTTATGGTAAATTACTGGATATAAATAAATAA